GCAAGATCGACGTGCGGATCGACAACGACGCGACGCCGATCATCATCGAGATCGTGAACGACGGCGTAACCGGGCCGGTGTCCGAGGGCGGGTTCGGCCTGCGCGGCCTCGCCGAGCGCGCCGCATTGCTCGGTGGCGTCGTCGTCTCCGCTCCCGCGGGAGACGGACGATGGATGCTGCGCGCCGAGTTGCCGCGTCAGGCCGGCGATTCGTCTGGCACGTCCTCGCCCCTGATCAGCGACGCCGCCCCTGCTGATTCACGTGGACCAGCAGGGGCGGCGGCGACCAGCAGGGGCGGCGACGCAGAAGCGCAGTCCTCGACGAGTCCGGCCCCCTCGATCCCCACGCCCGCCCAGGAGGTCGACCGATGACCGACCCCATCCGCGTGCTGCTGGTCGATGACCAGTCGCTCATCCGCATCGGCTTCCGCCTCGTTCTTGAGGCAGAACCCGACATCGAGATCGTCGGCGAGGCCGGCGACGGCGCCGACGCGATCGCGCAGACGGCGGCGCTGCAGCCCGACGTCGTGCTCATGGACGTGCGGATGCCGGGCCTCGATGGCATCGCCGCCACCGAGCAGATCGTGCATGAGCATCCGCAGGTCCGGGTGCTGGTGCTCACGACCTTCGATCTGGATGAGTACGCGTTCGGCGCGATCCGGGCCGGAGCGAGTGGATTCCTGCTGAAGGACGCGCAGCGGCACGAACTCGTCTCGGCTGTGCGGGCCGTGCACCGCGGCGATGGGGCGCTCGCGCCGCGCGCCACCAGGGCGCTGCTCGACCACCTCGCGACCCAGCCCGCCACCGCAGCGGGAGAAGCTGCCGCGCGCCCCGCATCCGACCCCCTCGTCGAACTCACCGATCGTGAACGCGACGTGTTCCACGCGATCGCGCAGGGCCTGAGCAACAGCGAGAT
Above is a window of Microbacterium suwonense DNA encoding:
- a CDS encoding response regulator transcription factor encodes the protein MTDPIRVLLVDDQSLIRIGFRLVLEAEPDIEIVGEAGDGADAIAQTAALQPDVVLMDVRMPGLDGIAATEQIVHEHPQVRVLVLTTFDLDEYAFGAIRAGASGFLLKDAQRHELVSAVRAVHRGDGALAPRATRALLDHLATQPATAAGEAAARPASDPLVELTDRERDVFHAIAQGLSNSEIAESFFLSESTVKTHVGRVLAKLDARDRVHIVILAYQWGLAETG